The Mercurialis annua linkage group LG2, ddMerAnnu1.2, whole genome shotgun sequence genome contains a region encoding:
- the LOC126666757 gene encoding organic cation/carnitine transporter 4, with the protein MASTSPSDQNLRSPLLQPPPSPPSKETDEPEKLTIDDMLQKHCGEFGPWQLRHFVLTSLAWALEAFHTMVVIFADREPDFKCLSAGCYATAKTVCGFEPGSWEWIGGLESSTVAQWGLVCGQKFKVGLVQSIFFGGCMIGAGIFGHLSDSKLGRKGSLIVVCILNALFGCLTALSPNYWTYLILRLLTGFSTGGVGLCAFVLATEPVGPTKRGTAGMSTFYFFSTGIALLSGIAYVFRSWRVLYTASSIPSILFLVLVLPFISESPRWYLVRGRVNEAMKIMSAIAKSNGHHLPDRVILALDEETNNSCSIDEEKKLTTKDQAITGSLIDVIRSPMTRIRLFLTVGISFLCSIVYYGLSLNVVNLETDLYLTVLLNAVAEMPAFTITAVLLNKFGRKPLAVGTQWFSGVFCLFGSLIGILIGSFGVWKVIRMICGVLGIFGMAGTYNLLFIYTAELFPTVVRNAALGCATQAAQMGAILAPFVVVLGGGLPFAVFAVCGIMSGFLAFYLPETLNRPLYDTMTGMENGESDQCRLV; encoded by the exons ATGGCTTCCACGTCACCGTCCGATCAAAACCTCCGATCACCGCTATTACAACCACCGCCATCGCCACCGTCGAAAGAAACTGATGAGCCGGAAAAGCTAACAATAGACGACATGCTTCAAAAGCACTGCGGTGAATTTGGGCCGTGGCAATTACGTCATTTTGTTCTAACAAGCTTAGCTTGGGCGCTTGAAGCATTCCACACCATGGTGGTCATTTTTGCTGACCGTGAACCGGATTTCAAATGTTTAAGTGCCGGTTGTTATGCCACGGCCAAGACTGTTTGCGGGTTCGAACCGGGTTCTTGGGAATGGATAGGTGGTCTAGAGAGTTCTACGGTGGCTCAGTGGGGTTTGGTTTGTGGTCAAAAGTTCAAGGTCGGTTTGGTTCAGTCTATTTTCTTTGGTGGCTGCATGATTG GTGCCGGGATATTTGGTCATCTCTCAGATTCTAAACTCGGAAGAAAAGGCTCTCTAATAGTAGTTTGCATCTTAAACGCCTTATTCGGTTGCTTAACCGCACTTTCTCCAAACTATTGGACCTATCTTATCCTCCGTCTCCTCACCGGTTTCAGCACCGGGGGCGTCGGTCTCTGCGCCTTCGTCCTCGCTACCGAGCCTGTCGGACCTACTAAACGTGGCACAGCAGGCATGTCCACTTTCTACTTCTTTTCAACTGGAATCGCCTTATTATCGGGTATAGCATACGTTTTTCGCTCGTGGCGCGTACTCTACACCGCATCTTCTATCCCTTCGATTCTATTCCTCGTCCTTGTTCTTCCGTTTATCTCGGAGTCGCCGCGATGGTACCTTGTTCGTGGCAGAGTAAATGAAGCAATGAAGATTATGAGCGCGATAGCCAAATCTAACGGACACCATCTTCCTGACAGAGTAATTCTAGCACTCGACGAAGAAACAAATAATAGTTGTAGCATTGatgaggaaaagaaacttaccACTAAAGATCAAGCAATAACGGGTTCTTTAATAGATGTAATTCGGTCTCCGATGACCCGAATACGACTCTTCCTAACTGTGGGAATAAGCTTTTTGTGCTCTATTGTATACTACGGCCTTAGCCTAAACGTTGTGAACCTCGAAACGGATCTTTACCTCACTGTCCTGCTTAATGCAGTAGCTGAAATGCCAGCATTTACTATAACAGCAGTATTATTGAACAAATTCGGACGGAAACCGTTAGCTGTAGGAACACAATGGTTCAGCGGAGTATTTTGCTTATTCGGAAGTTTGATCGGAATTTTAATCGGTAGTTTTGGAGTATGGAAAGTAATAAGAATGATTTGCGGAgttttgggtatatttggtatGGCAGGGACTTATAATTTACTCTTTATATACACAGCAGAGTTGTTTCCTACAGTAGTAAGAAATGCTGCACTTGGATGTGCAACACAAGCAGCGCAAATGGGTGCAATTTTAGCACCTTTTGTTGTCGTTTTAGGCGGTGGGTTGCCGTTTGCAGTGTTTGCGGTGTGTGGAATTATGAGTGGGTTCCTTGCGTTTTACTTGCCGGAGACGCTAAATCGGCCGTTATACGATACAATGACTGGGATGGAGAATGGTGAAAGTGATCAATGTAGACTAGTTTAA